The DNA window GCCGCCGCCGCCGAAAGCCTCAAGGTCATTCGCCTGGAACTCGGCGGCAAGGCGCCGTTCATCGTCATGGACGATGCCGATATCGATGCCGCGGTGGAGGCCGCGATCATCGCGCGCTTCACCAATTGCGGCCAGATCTGCACCTGCAACGAGCGCATGTATCTGCACGAGACCATCGCCGACCGGTTCCTCGACAGTTTCGTCGCGCGGGCCGCTGCACTGCGGATCGGCAACCCGCTGGACGCGGTCGATCTTGGCCCCAAGATCAGCCGCCCCGAACTCGAAAAGGTCGAAGCCATGGTGGCCGAGGCCGTGCGGGGTGGCGCGAAGCTGCTGACCGGCGGCCATCGACCGGAGGGAGATGGCTTCGCCAAGGGGCATTGGTTCGAGCCCACCGTGCTGATGGCACCCTCGAATGCGGCGCCAATCATGCAGCAGGAGATTTTTGGACCGGTCGTACCAGTCATGCGCGTCGCCGATTTCGACGAAGCGCTGCGGCTGGCCAACGAGTCCGAATTCGGCCTCTCCGCCTATCTGTTCACCGGTAGCCTCAGCCGTGTCATGCGCTTTAACAGCGAAAGCGCCTTTGGCGAGCTCTACATCAACCGCACCTGCGGCGAGATGGTCCAGGGCTTTCATTCCGGCTGGAAGAGTTCGGGGCTGGGCGGCGAGGACGGCAAATACGGCTTCGATGCCTATCTGCGCAAGAAAACCGCCTACGTCGCGGCTTGAGCGGCCGTTGAATATCCGCGTTGTGCTGGCCTTGCCAGTCAGCGGCTATGATGCGGGCAAGCGGAGCGTGAACGTGGGCAGCCAGCTCGCTATCTTGTGGCTTCCGTAACGAGCATTTCGCACGGCCCCGGCCATCCTGAAATGGATCCGGAAACACAGGCGAAGCAGGATTCGCAACGGTAGCCGTCCGGCTCAGCCGGCCCTCAAGAAACTATCGCAATCTCTGCTACTAGTATCGGGCTCGGCCGCCCGACATATCGAAAACAGCGCCGGTGTTGAACGCACTGGCATCTGAGCAAAGCCACACCACGAGCGCCGCTACCTCGTTCGGATCGCCGAGCCGCTTCAGCGGACTTGCCGATATCATCGAGTCGACGGTCTCATTGCCGAGATCCCGGATAAGGCGAGTATCGATCGGACCCGGAGCGATGCAGTTGACGCGAATATCGGTATCGCTGACCTCACGCGACAGCGCTTTGGTAAAAGCGATGACACCGGCGCTGGCGGCGGAATAGGCCGCAAGGCTCGGCAGTCCCTCTTTCCCGGCAAGAGATCCCATGTTGACAATACGACCCTTGCCGGCTCGTCGCATAAGTGGGAGCACCCGATGAGTTACTTCGAACGTACCAAGGAGGTTGACCTGCAAGATTCGCTGCCATTCTGCCGGTTCGAATTCCTCGAACGGCTTATAGCTACCCAGCCACCCCGCGTTGTTCACGAGAATGTCGATCCCGCCGTCGCCCATGATGGTTAGCGCTTGCATGACGCTATCACGTTTCGTCACGTCCACTGAAAGAGAGCGTGTGCCTTCAAGCTCGACAGGCTCAATATCCCAGATCCAAACGTCCGCTCCGCTCAACGCGAGCTTACCAGCTATCGCGCGACCGATACCACGGGCGCCACCTGTGACGATGGCTGTTCGGCCCACAAAGTCATACGTCACCGACATCATCACCTCCATGAAACGCCAGTGCTTTGTATATTTAGCGCCGTATCATGAATGAAGTCGAGGAGAACAGATGGAGCCTAGCGTCAGAAGACGGCACTCCGCGTCGCGCGATCGTCAGGCGGTCAAGAAAAGCTAATGAGCCAAATTCACCGTTACCGACTTCGTCTGGATGAAGCTGTCCCATCATTTACTCCAGGGAAACTCCCAGCCTTGGCCGCTATGCCTGTAGCCACCATGTGACTGACCGAATGGCAGGCCGGGTCCTTGATTGACTTGAACCAGTCTGCCTGGCGATCTGGACAGTTTCGGGCGCGTCCCGGGTGCGTTTTTAATGCCCGCCGCGCTGCCTGACCACCAGGCTGCGCACCGCCAGCACCAGCACAGTTATGATGATCAGGATCACGGAAAGGGCAGCGATCGCCGGGTCGATGTTGTCGCGCAGGCCCATCCACATCAGTCTGGGCAGCGTGATGGCGTTGACCGAAGTGATGAACAAAGTGACGCCGATTTCTTCCCAGGACAGCACGAAGGAGAGCAGTGCGGCGGTAACAATGCCGAACTTGATGTTGGGCATGATGATGCGGGTGGCGCGCTCCCAGACCGTGGCACCTAGCCCGCGTGCGGCAAGGTCGATGCGGCGGTCGAGCTGGCTGAGCGAGACAAGGATCAGCACCGTGGCGAAGGGCACGGTCATCACCGAATGGGCCATGGCGACACCGAGCCAGGTGTCATAACCGAAAAACGAGCTGAAGCCCGAGATCGAGGTCAGCAGGAAGTAGAGCGTGATCGCCGAGACCACTGGCGGCACGACCATGGGCAGCAGCACGAAGCCGACGAGTGCCGCAGTGAAGCGCGGCTGGAACATCCAGACGCCGAGGCTGAAGCACAGTGCCAGTACCGTAGAAAAAGCGCTGCTGACGATGCCGATGCGGATCGAGAGCAGGATCGATTGGAGCCAGCGTGGATCCTCGATCAGCGCCCGGTAGTGGCGCAGCGACAGTTCGCCGGATGGCATCGCCAGCATGCGGCTCGGCGTCAGCGACACCGGGATGACGGCGAGCAGCGGCATCAGCAGGAACAATGCCACGAAGGCGGCGATGATCAGCGAGACGGGACCGGGGCGATAGGTCGGCATCAGATCAACTGCTTCGGTCTGACATAACGGAACAAAAGCGCCATCAGCGCACCGACGAACAGCACCAGCACGACGCTGATCGCAGCACCCAGGCCCCAGTCCGGGCTCTGGAATATCCTGAGATAAATCAGCTCGGCGATCATGACGCTGCGGCCGCCGCCGAGGATCGCCGGCGTGACGAAGAAGCCGAGCGAGAAGACGAAGACGATCATCGCCGCGCCGATGATTCCGGAGCGCGTCATCGGCACGAACACCGTCCAGAAGGTGCGCATGCGGCTGGAGCCGAGCCCGCGCGCCGCCAAGAGCACGCGGTCGTCGAGGCTGCGCATGGCCGACGCCAGCGGGAAGACGGCGAAAGGAATGAGGAAATGCGTCATGCCGACGATGACGCCGAACTCGTTGCGCACCAGCGCCAGCGGTTCGGAGACGAAGCCGATCGCCTGCAGCCAGGTGTTGATCAGGCCGCGATTGGACAACAGCGCCACCCAGCCGAAGGCACGGGTCAGCACGGAAATCCAGAAGGGAACGAGAATGCAGAACTCGGCGATCAGGCGCTGTGCCGGGGTTCCACGCACCCAGACGACGGTGATGGCATAGGCAGCGGCCACCGAAACCACGGTGACGACCGCCGCGATGCGCAGCGTGCGAATGAACACCGATTGCACCAGATCGTCGGTGAGCAGCGCCTCATACTGGCCGAGCCCGGGCGTCGGCAGCGTAAAGCTCCATTTGACGACGCCGAGGAACGGCCAGGCATAGGCCAGGACGAGAAACAGGAGCAGCGGCGCCATCAACAGCGCCGCGCCCATCCTGTCGGAGAGATAGGATCTCATATCGACCCGACTATCCCGGCTTGGTCAGGCCGAGATGATCTTGGTGTATTCGTCGAGCGCCGGCCCGTAATTCTTGGCGTACCAATCCATGTCGAGCGCGATCTGCTTCTTCATATTCTCGGGATCGACCGGGTTGATGCGCTTCTTGTCGGCGGGGATCAGCGCGTCGGCGGCCGGGTTGGCGGGACCCTGGCCAAGCTTGTCGAACATGACCAGCTGCTTTTGCGGATCCTGGGCGCTGGCGATGAACTTCATCGCCGCATCCTTGCCACCAGGATTGCCCTTGAGCACGGCGAGCGCACCGGGCGAGATCAGGCCCTGGTCCCAGATGAACTTGATCTTGCCGCCCGAGTCCTGCTCGATCAGCGAAGCGCGGGTCGACCAGACGATCGCCATCGAGGCCTCGCCATTGAGCAGCACGCTCTGGCTTTCGGCGCCGCCACCCCAATAGGCAACGACGTTTTCCTTGAAGGCGGCGATCTTGTCATGCGCGCGCTTGAGATCGAGCGGATAGAGCGACGCCGGCGCGATGCCGTCGGCCAGCAGGGCTGCTTCCCAGCTCGACACGCCCCATTTGTAGAGCGAGCGCTTGCCGGGGAATTTCTTCACGTCGAAGAAATCGGCCATGCCGGTCGGTGCGTCCTTGCCGTACTTCTCGGAATCATAGGCGATGACATAGGAGAAGAAATAGGTCGAGGCAGCGTATTCCCAGCCAAAGCCCTCGCGCATCTTCTTCTTGTCGACGATCGCGTAGTCGATCGGCTCGAGAGCGCCTTGGGCGCCGAGCGTGATGGCCGAAAACGGGTCGACGTCGACGAGGTCCCAGGTCGGCGCACCACTCTTGAACTGCGCGGCGATGGCGCCTTCGGTCGGACCCGAACCGTCCATCTTGACGGTGATGCCGGTGTCCTTGGTGAAGGCCTGGCCGTAGGCCGCGTCATAGGCCGTGATGGCGTCACCGCCCCAGTTGACCAGCACCAGCTCCTTGGCCTGCGCAAAGGCACCTGTCGAGCGCAGCAGCATCGGCGTGCCAGCCAGCACGAGTGCCGCCAGCTGCGTGAATTGCCGGCGCGAAATCTCGCCGCGCCCTGCCCTGGCGGACAGGCTCTCGATGGCTTGTTTCTTGGTATCATGTGTCATGTCAGTTCCCCTTTTTTGTCGTTGATAAATACTGGAAAACGGTGGTGCGCGTGTTTCGCCGCACCGTTCGTCATTGTCCTCCGTGCGGAAGGAGGAAACCCTTTTCCGCCGGCCAGGTGAGCCAGACGGAGTTGCCCTTGCTGAGAGCGGCGGCCGCCACCTCGTTGGGCACCGAGACAGTGACCTTCGCACCTTGCCGTGTCGTCAGGTCGAGCCGCGTCGCAGCACCCAGATAGGTGGAGTTGGTGGCTGTCGCGGCGATGCCGTTCTCGCCGGCTGTCGCCTCGCCTGATATCGACATGTATTCGGGCCGGATTGCCAGGATCGCATCGCCGCGCACCAGTTCGGCCTTGCAGCGCATGGAGACCGCGCGGTCTTCGCAGAGGCCGGTCGAGCCATTGTCGGCGGGCTTGACGCCCTTCAGCGGCAGCATGTTGATCTCGCCGAGGAACTCGGCGACGAAGCGGTTGTCCGGCCGGTCGTAGACTTCGTCGGGCGCTCCGACCTGCAGCAGTTTGCCGTGGTTGAAGATGGCAACGCGCGACGAAAGCGCCAACGCCTCGCTCTGGTCGTGGGTGACGAAGACGAAGGTGGTGCCGGTCTCCTGGTGCAGCCGCTTCATCTCGGCCTGCATCTGGCCGCGCAGGCCCTTGTCGAGCGCGGAAAACGGCTCATCGAGCAACAGCACGCCCGGCTCGAACACCAACGCCCGCGCCAGCGCCACGCGCTGCTGCTGACCGCCGGACAGTTGCGCCGGCAGTTTTTTCTCGTGGCCCTTGAGGCCGACACGCTCGATCATCTCGCCGACCCGGCGCTTGATGTCTGCCGCCGATTTCTTGCGCACCTTGAGCGGGAAGGCGATGTTGGCTTCGACGCTCATATGCGGGAACAGTGCGTAGCCCTGGAACACCATGCCGGCGGCGCGTTGCTCGGCCGGCCGGTCGGTGATGTCGACGCCGTCGCTGAACAGCTTGCCCTCGGTCGGTTGCACGAAGCCGGCAAGGATCATCAGGAAAGTGGTCTTGCCCGAACCGGACGGCCCGAGCAGGGTCAGGAACTCGCCACGGCCGATATCGAGCGACAGATTGTCCAGCGCTCGGAACGAGCCGAAGCTCTTGCCGATCCCGATTGCCTTGATCTCTGCGGCACGGCCGGGTTGCTGCATACTGCCCTTTCCCTAACGCTTGTCGAAATCGTAGGCAGGGTGCCGGCTCACCGCAACCGAATAGTTTTCGCGTGATCGGCAAATTTCATTCATCTATGCCGAGATGACGCCGCCCTGCCCTCAATACGGCAGAATGCGGTTCTCCTGGAGTTTCGACCTCAGCCAGCCCGCGAACGCTTCCAGCACCGGATGCGAAGCCTTGGCGTGTTCGGAGACCAGGAAATAGGAGCGCGGCGACTTGATCGCGATGTCGAACGGCCTGACCAGCCGGCCTTCGCTCAGCGCCCGGCGGCTAGTCAACTCGTCGCCCATGGCGATGCCCTGGCCGGCAATCGCCGCCGAAAAGACGAGGTTCATGTCGGAAAAGAAGATGCCACCCTCGGTGTCGGGGTTTTCCACCTTGGACAGGGCCAGCCAGCGCGCCCAATCCTCGGTGTCGTCGAGATGCAGCAGATTGGCGCGCAACACGTCCGATGGCCGGGAAAAACCGCCGACCTTGTTCAGCAGGGTTGGGCTGCAGAGCGGCGTGAACGAGATTTCGCAGAGCGGTTCGACCGCCCGGTTCGGCCAATTGCCGACACCAAACGCAATGAAGGCATCGGCATCGGCATTGCTGACATCGTCGAGCCGTCGCGGCGTCAGGATGCGCAGCGCGACATCGGGGTACATCTGCCGGAACTCGCCGATATGGGTGCACAGGAACAACGAGGCGAAGCCGGGCGTGCAGCTGACGGCGAACGAACCGCCGACGCCGGTGCCGGCATCGCGCGTCACCGCATCGCCGAGAACGGTGAGCGCCTTGCGCACGTCACTGGCATAGCGCTGGCCGCGCGGCGTCAGCGCCACGCCCTTGCCGATGCGTTCGAGCAGGTCGAAGCCGAGGTCGCGCTCCAGCAGGCGAAGCTGGTGGCTGACGGCGCTGCGGGTCAGGTGCAACTCGTCGGCGGCGCGCCAGACGCTGCCGTGGCGGGCGAAGCTGTCGAGCGCGCGCAGCGCTTGTGTCGATGGTATGCGCAAGGGGCCTCAGGTGAACCGAATTTGCATGAGCCGGGAAAACATATCACTTTTTAGCGAACCGCTTCACTGCTTTCTTCTCATGCCATGGAGAACCCGGTGGCCACCTCGGCGCAAGCAACCGCCCTTGCCTGTCTCGACGGCATCCAGCCGTTGCTGTCCGCGTGGACACGCACCATCTTCGATTTCGGCGAGACAGCGTGGCGCGAGTATCAATCCGCCGCCTGGTATGTGGAGCGGTTGAAGCGCGAAGGTTTCTCCGTCGAAGAAGGTTCCGGCGGCATGCCGACCGCCTTCTGTGCGCATTGGACCAACGGTCCCGGCCCGACCATTGGCATGTACGCCGAATACGACGCGGTGCCGGGCAATTGCCAGGATGCCGCGACCGTCGAGCGTCCGCGCCCAGGCCTCTCCGAACATGCCGGTGGTCACACCGATCCGCATTCCGGGCTGGGCATCTCAAGCCTTGGCGGGCTGCTGGCCACCAAGGCGGCGATGCAGCGCCACGGCATACCGGGCACGCTGCGCTTCACCGGCGAGCCGGCGGAAAAAGTGCGCGGGTCAAAGCCCATCCATGCCGCCAAGGGCTATTATGACGGCCTTGCCGGCATGATCTCCTTCCATCCCTTCTACATGCTGCCACTCTGCAACACGGCGCGCTGGGACACGCATTGCGGTGCGGCCTATGCGATGATCTACCGTTTTGTGTGCGACGAACCCGAAAATTGGGTTCGCGCAAGCGACGGCGCACCGATCCCGCAGGCGCATTCGGCGGTCAGGGCGCCCGGCGCCAATGACGCACTGATGATGATGTACATGGCGTCCAAGGCGCTGCGCGATTCCATGCTGCCGCATCAGGGCGGCTGGTCGATCAGCGAAGCGATCCTGACCGCCGGTCAGGCGACCGCCGACAACCTGCCGGCGGGGCTGGCCGAGATCCAGTACATGATCCGCGCGCCGACGCTGGCGATGGCCGAGCAGGCGACGACTATGCTTGACCGCAATGCGCAGGCAGCAGCAGCGATGAGCGGTTGCCGCTATGAGAGGCATTGGGTGTCGAAGTCACGACCGGGGCTCGCCAACCACGCCATGGCCGAGATCGCCTATGGCGCGCTGTCGAGCGTCGGGCCGCCACGCTGGGACGAGGATGCCAAGGCAGTGGCGCGCGAAATACAGGTCAATGCCGGGCGCATGGCGAGCAACGAGCCGTTCATCGAAGAGCTGGAGCGCCTGATCGAGCCTCAGGCGGCGGAAGCGATCCTGCGCCGCGACCTGCCGCCCTCCCAGGTCAATTCGACCTCCGACGATTACACCGACATGAGCTGGCATGCGCCGACGGCGCGCTTCTATGTCGCCCGCCCGGCGCTGCGATCGGAGACCGGCTATCCCTATCCGGCCTGGGTGATGAACGCGCTGGGCGGCATTCCCGCCACCATCGACCCGATGGTCATCTGCGCCGCGAAGACCATCGCGCTGGCGGCCCTTCGCCTGCTGGAAGACAAAGCCGCCCGCGACGCGGCGATGGACGAGTTCGTCACCTGCACCGGCGGCGGCATCGGCGGTTCGAACTGGATCGCGCCGCTCTGCGACTACGAACCGCCGATTGGATTCCGCTGGCCTGAATATGTCACCACCCCGCGCGGACGCGATTGGTGGATACCGAGCAATCAGACACCCACTTCACGAGGAGCACCCCATGACCGTTCATGACCGCATTGTCGCCGAGCCGTTCTCGTTGCAGCGCCGCAACCCGGCCGGCGGCACCAAGCCGCTGACCGTCTGGGGCTTCGCCAACGAGACCGACGTGCTGACCGACGTGCTGCTCGGCTCGCCCAATTTCCTGCGTCATCTGTCGACCAGTTCGCTGTCGCGAAAGCATCTGCGCGAAGCGCCCTGCAACGTCCAGATCGCGCAGGCGCAGCACAAGGACCTGGTCGCCGCCTACGAGCATTTCGGCGTCAACATCCACTGGCACGAGCCGACGCCGGAACTGCCGATGCAGGTCTATTCCCGTGATTCCAGCGTCATGACGCCTTATGGCGCCGTCATCACCGCCATGGCCAACTGGTGGCGGCGCGGCGAGAACTATGCCGCGATCCGCACCTACGAAAAACTCGGCATCCCGATCTACGACATGGTCACGGCGGGTACGTTCGAGGGCGGCGACTTCAACGTCATCGAGGATGGCGTCGTGCTGATAGGCTGCGGCGGCGCCCGCACACAGGAGGAAGGTGCGCGCCAGGTGCAGGCCTGGTTCGACAAGGAAGGCTGGGAAACCCGCATCGCCTTCATCGACGAATACTATGTCCATATCGACCTGATGGTGGTGCCGATCGCCGAAAAGCTGACCGCCGTCTGCCTCGCCTGCACCGAACCCGGCATCGTCGATTGGCTGAAAGGCAAGGGTCACGAGATCATCGACGTGCCGTTCCAGGATACGATGGCGCTCGGCTGCAACTTCATGTCGCTGGGCAAGGACCGGGTGATCGCGCCGACCTCCAGCCAAGCGCTGATCGGCCAGCTCAAGGCGCGCGGTTTCGAGGTCGCGGCCGTCGACATGAGCGAGATTTCGAAGACCGGCGGCGGCATCCACTGCATGGCGCAGGCGCTGAAGCGCGAACCGGCCTGAGGACGATCAAAGCCCGACTGGTTGCCCTGGCCGCGTCGACTGAGACGGCGAACGCGCCGCCGTGGCGCGGCGCAGGCGACGCTTGCCGTCTGGTTTGTGAAATCCGGTCGCTCTCAACGCGAAATCCCTGCCAACAAGGTGATTGCCAGCAATCCTGTTTCGATTTTTGCGACCTCGACTGCAAATCGCCGTCCGATTTGGCCTGGCGTGGAACGCACCTGCTTCGCCTTGGCCAGCCGGCATCCGCACCCAATGGAAAGTAGAAACGGCTCCATTGCGATCGGCATTGCCAGGATTCAGTTATCCACAGATATATTTTATCGCGTGAGCGATTTGATACTGCCAACGACACTCATTCCGTGCACTCATGAACTTCTTTGGGCGGGATGGTTTCTTGGATCGATTTCGAGCTCAGCTCGCTGTGCTTGCAGCGGCATGGATAGGTTTTGCCTCTTCGCACGCTGCGGCGGCAACGTGCGAGGATGTCGACCCGAAACGGCCACAGGAACTGGTCGACTTCTGTGCCGCAGCCAAGGTCGTCGCCGGTTATATTACTGATTATACTGCAAAGAACTCCGGCAAGGACTTGCCGCCGGAGGTGCTTGAGAGGCTGGGCGCTATTGAGACGGCCTATTTCAAATTTGGCAAAGACAGCAACCCCAAGAGCTTGCTCCTCGATGTGGTACCGAGGCTCCTTGCCATCGTCGCCGCAGCTGAAGCACCTACGCTGAATGACGACAAGGTGCGCACCGCCCTCCGTGGCCTTGACGATCAGATCGACACCAAGCTGTATCAAGTCGACAAGCCGGAGGCGACACGTGCGCTTGCTGCCGCACAGAAGATTGCCAGCGAGTCCGTCGCGCCCAACCTTTTCGCCGATACAACCATCGCCGCCGCAACAAAGGCGCTGATTGTAAGCTTCATCAAAGTCTTACCGGTAGACGAGACGTTTGTCGGAGGCGTCAAAAGTGATGCTACCGCGTTGGCGACCAAGGTTGCGCTCGGAGCACCACAGCTGATCAAGGGCGCCCTGCCCAGCGCACCTACCGCTGTGGGCGAACTCAGGGCTTTGCGCAAGGAGATCGACAAAGTGACGGGAGCGCTGCAGCCGCGCATCCACGTGTACTATGCCTATTTTGGCGACGTAAAAGAGGTCAATGGCAACCGCATGTGTGATGCGACGTCAGCGATGCGCCAACTGTGTGAAGGTAATCTGTCTTGCGTACTGCCGGACAATTTCGCGACCCAGTTGTGCGGCTACAATCCGGCTCCCTTCATCGAGGATCGGGACCGCGGCGCCAGCATCTCCTACGATTGCCAGATTGGCGACGAGGATTTGTGGAGCCGCAACATCAAGGCGCCGCCTTCAAAGCTGATGTCAGACAGAGTGCCGAAACCGGTGGTATTGCAAAGCGTCAAGATGGGGATCGCATGCGGTCGCGCCCCTTAAATCTGGCCGGAGGGCGCGAATATCGCGGCTGGGCGGCGCTGGTCGCGATGATGGTCGCGACGTTGATCTCAGCCTGCAGCATAGTGGACACCTCGCCCGTCTTCGAACCGACCGGCTACTATCCCGTGCCCGACCGCAATTGCGAGAGTTCGCTGGGAAGCTACGTGCTGCCGAAGACCAAGCTGGTGTTCACGGTGATGCAGAACACCACCAGCAAGATCAGCGTGCTCAAGGATGTCACGACGCTGCGCGTCGCCGACAATCCGCAGCGCTACACATTCTGCCTCGATTTCCTCGAGAACTGGTTCGCCGACGACAAAGTCCAGGTGCGTCGCACCAAGGCTACGGAAACACTCGACGGAGCCACCAAACGCACGTCGGGCGGCTTCCTCGATCTGGTCGCCACCCACTCGGTCGACATGACGGGCGTGGTGCTGACCAAGATCATACGAGCGATCTTCATCTATCTCTCAGGTGACCAGGGTTTCATCTCGGGCCGCAGCGCCGCTGACCTCGCGAACAACGAATGGCAGCCCGTTCTGGTGCCGACGCTCGATCCGTTCGACGCCGAATCGATGGCGCAGTGGAACAAGTCGCTAAGGCGTTACGGCTTCTGCATCGCGCTCGCCGATTTCAGCTACGACATCGACGCCATCGGCTACGAAAGCTATTGCAGCGATCCCGTCGGCATCGAAAAGGCGCATCCCTCGCCCAGGGCGCCGGAGATCGCGGCGATCCGCAATGCGCCGATCAAGGCCGTTACCGGCATCTATTACCGGCCGCGCATCGCCTATCCCCTCACCATCTTCGTCAATTCGGATCCGCTCGGCCGCGGCGAATGGCGGCCGGGCAAGACCGTCTATGTCGAGATGGAGAACATCTCGCCGGTGCTCGGCCTGCGCCTCAACCGCGCGATGTTCGCGGTCAAGAAGACCGCCATCATCTTCGAGGAAGGCCGCCTGCGCAATGTCTGCCTGGTCAAGGGCAGCGAGGTCGCGGGCGCGATCAGGCCGGTGATCGAACTCGCCACCAGCCTGGTGCAACTGCCGTCGGCGACGATTACCGCCGAGATCACCAGACTTACGAAGAGCCAGGCCGTCTACGAAGCGGAGACCAAGGTCATCGCCATGCAGAACAAGCTGATCGAACTGAGGCAGGCGCAGCTCGAGCGCAACGCCGACGCGATCGCCAAGCTTGCACAAAGCAATGTTTTTAATGGCGCTGCCACTGATGGCGGCCTTGTCTACAGCGGCAAACGCATCGGCGACGCGACCCCCAGCCTCACCTTTGACGAACCATCCACGTCGGTCACCACCACGGAAATCGACGGCATCTGCAAAAAGCTCACCGACGGCGGCACCGAGACGGCTGCCGACGACACCACGTTCACCCAGTATTTCGACAGCAGCTTCACTGGCCTGGGTGAAACCAAGAAGCCGGGAACACCGTGATGCGACGGCTTGTCGTTGCTTTCCTGTGTCTCGCCGCCGCTCTGGCCGCCGGCGGATGCACCGCCATGCTCGACACACAAGCCTACACCCAGGAAGAAACGCCGAACGGCCAAGGCTGCATCGGCTCCGCGAGTGCCTATTCCTTGCCGAAAGGCGTGATCGAACTCAAGGTGGTCGAGCGGGAGGGCGAGCAGCAAAGCTTCGACATCGTCCCGGTCAAGGTCAAGTATGTCACCGACCCGGATTATGGGCCGTTCTGCCTCGACTATCTCGGCTCGGCTTTCGCCGAGGATGCGCTTGGCATCGAGAAGGATTCGGCGAGCGAGGCGCTGACCCGTATCGCCAACCGCTCCGTCGACAAGTCGAAGGACATCGCGATCTCGCTGCTGGAGGCGGCCGGCGATGCGGCGGCCGCGGCCGCCGGCGGTGGCCGGTCGGTCGACCTGGACTCGAAGATATCGCCGGACGCGAAAACAGCGGTCTACGCCAATTTCGAACTCGACCCGTTCGACTACACCCAGATGAAGATGATCAATGCCAGCCTGAAGAAGATCGGCTATTGCGTGTTCATCGACGCGCGCGACAACGTCTTTGCACCATCCTGGTCGAACGACATGTGCACCGAAAC is part of the Mesorhizobium loti genome and encodes:
- a CDS encoding ABC transporter ATP-binding protein; the encoded protein is MQQPGRAAEIKAIGIGKSFGSFRALDNLSLDIGRGEFLTLLGPSGSGKTTFLMILAGFVQPTEGKLFSDGVDITDRPAEQRAAGMVFQGYALFPHMSVEANIAFPLKVRKKSAADIKRRVGEMIERVGLKGHEKKLPAQLSGGQQQRVALARALVFEPGVLLLDEPFSALDKGLRGQMQAEMKRLHQETGTTFVFVTHDQSEALALSSRVAIFNHGKLLQVGAPDEVYDRPDNRFVAEFLGEINMLPLKGVKPADNGSTGLCEDRAVSMRCKAELVRGDAILAIRPEYMSISGEATAGENGIAATATNSTYLGAATRLDLTTRQGAKVTVSVPNEVAAAALSKGNSVWLTWPAEKGFLLPHGGQ
- a CDS encoding ABC transporter substrate-binding protein; amino-acid sequence: MTHDTKKQAIESLSARAGRGEISRRQFTQLAALVLAGTPMLLRSTGAFAQAKELVLVNWGGDAITAYDAAYGQAFTKDTGITVKMDGSGPTEGAIAAQFKSGAPTWDLVDVDPFSAITLGAQGALEPIDYAIVDKKKMREGFGWEYAASTYFFSYVIAYDSEKYGKDAPTGMADFFDVKKFPGKRSLYKWGVSSWEAALLADGIAPASLYPLDLKRAHDKIAAFKENVVAYWGGGAESQSVLLNGEASMAIVWSTRASLIEQDSGGKIKFIWDQGLISPGALAVLKGNPGGKDAAMKFIASAQDPQKQLVMFDKLGQGPANPAADALIPADKKRINPVDPENMKKQIALDMDWYAKNYGPALDEYTKIISA
- a CDS encoding ABC transporter permease: MPTYRPGPVSLIIAAFVALFLLMPLLAVIPVSLTPSRMLAMPSGELSLRHYRALIEDPRWLQSILLSIRIGIVSSAFSTVLALCFSLGVWMFQPRFTAALVGFVLLPMVVPPVVSAITLYFLLTSISGFSSFFGYDTWLGVAMAHSVMTVPFATVLILVSLSQLDRRIDLAARGLGATVWERATRIIMPNIKFGIVTAALLSFVLSWEEIGVTLFITSVNAITLPRLMWMGLRDNIDPAIAALSVILIIITVLVLAVRSLVVRQRGGH
- a CDS encoding LysR family transcriptional regulator; the encoded protein is MRIPSTQALRALDSFARHGSVWRAADELHLTRSAVSHQLRLLERDLGFDLLERIGKGVALTPRGQRYASDVRKALTVLGDAVTRDAGTGVGGSFAVSCTPGFASLFLCTHIGEFRQMYPDVALRILTPRRLDDVSNADADAFIAFGVGNWPNRAVEPLCEISFTPLCSPTLLNKVGGFSRPSDVLRANLLHLDDTEDWARWLALSKVENPDTEGGIFFSDMNLVFSAAIAGQGIAMGDELTSRRALSEGRLVRPFDIAIKSPRSYFLVSEHAKASHPVLEAFAGWLRSKLQENRILPY
- a CDS encoding SDR family oxidoreductase, coding for MMSVTYDFVGRTAIVTGGARGIGRAIAGKLALSGADVWIWDIEPVELEGTRSLSVDVTKRDSVMQALTIMGDGGIDILVNNAGWLGSYKPFEEFEPAEWQRILQVNLLGTFEVTHRVLPLMRRAGKGRIVNMGSLAGKEGLPSLAAYSAASAGVIAFTKALSREVSDTDIRVNCIAPGPIDTRLIRDLGNETVDSMISASPLKRLGDPNEVAALVVWLCSDASAFNTGAVFDMSGGRARY
- a CDS encoding aldehyde dehydrogenase family protein, with protein sequence MYIGGRWTSGRSTRAIAVYSPATEELVGTVPEGIAGDAEDALRAARSAQPAWAALPPIERARMLRRLCALLERDREIIARLITLEQGKPIAQARGEVGGAIGFIEFAADNARRIEGDIIPSDAAGEEIWIRRVPYGVVVGLTAWNYPVALAGRKLGPALATGNTIVLKSHELTPLSLLEIGRLCEEAGIPAGVVNIVSGSGREIGEALVRSPVCDLVTMTGSVRAGREIYAAAAESLKVIRLELGGKAPFIVMDDADIDAAVEAAIIARFTNCGQICTCNERMYLHETIADRFLDSFVARAAALRIGNPLDAVDLGPKISRPELEKVEAMVAEAVRGGAKLLTGGHRPEGDGFAKGHWFEPTVLMAPSNAAPIMQQEIFGPVVPVMRVADFDEALRLANESEFGLSAYLFTGSLSRVMRFNSESAFGELYINRTCGEMVQGFHSGWKSSGLGGEDGKYGFDAYLRKKTAYVAA
- a CDS encoding ABC transporter permease, whose translation is MRSYLSDRMGAALLMAPLLLFLVLAYAWPFLGVVKWSFTLPTPGLGQYEALLTDDLVQSVFIRTLRIAAVVTVVSVAAAYAITVVWVRGTPAQRLIAEFCILVPFWISVLTRAFGWVALLSNRGLINTWLQAIGFVSEPLALVRNEFGVIVGMTHFLIPFAVFPLASAMRSLDDRVLLAARGLGSSRMRTFWTVFVPMTRSGIIGAAMIVFVFSLGFFVTPAILGGGRSVMIAELIYLRIFQSPDWGLGAAISVVLVLFVGALMALLFRYVRPKQLI